A window of Clostridium botulinum BKT015925 contains these coding sequences:
- the rpsK gene encoding 30S ribosomal protein S11 — translation MAKANTRKTRRKKERKNIEHGCAHIKSTFNNSIVTITDAVGNALSWSSAGALGFKGSRKSTPFAAQMAAETAATSAMEHGLKSIEVYVKGPGAGREAAIRSLQAAGLEITLIKDVTPIPHNGCRPPKRRRV, via the coding sequence GTGGCTAAGGCAAATACAAGAAAGACTAGAAGAAAAAAGGAAAGAAAAAATATAGAGCACGGTTGTGCACATATAAAATCAACCTTTAATAATTCAATAGTTACAATAACTGATGCAGTTGGTAATGCATTATCTTGGTCAAGTGCGGGAGCTTTAGGCTTTAAAGGATCAAGAAAAAGCACACCATTTGCAGCTCAAATGGCTGCTGAAACAGCAGCAACAAGTGCAATGGAACATGGTTTAAAGAGCATCGAAGTATATGTAAAAGGACCAGGAGCTGGTAGAGAAGCTGCTATAAGATCACTACAAGCTGCAGGACTTGAAATTACTTTAATAAAAGATGTTACACCAATACCACACAACGGTTGTAGACCACCAAAGAGAAGAAGAGTTTAG
- the rpsD gene encoding 30S ribosomal protein S4 codes for MARYIGATCRLCRREGMKLFLKGDRCYTDKCAFARRSYAPGQHGQGRKKLSNYGVQLREKQKARRIYGILEAQFRKYYEKAETMRGITGENLLRLLEMRLDNVVYRLGFGSSRSEARQLVTHGHFLVNGKKVDIASFKVSAGDVITVREKSRGTEKFKTFAENPKTLPAWLQGNVENFEGKVIAEPTRTDIDVPVNETLIVELYSK; via the coding sequence ATGGCTAGATACATTGGAGCTACATGTAGATTATGTAGAAGAGAAGGTATGAAACTATTTCTAAAAGGAGATAGATGTTATACAGACAAATGTGCATTTGCAAGAAGAAGCTATGCACCAGGACAACACGGACAAGGCAGAAAGAAACTTTCTAACTATGGAGTTCAATTAAGAGAAAAACAAAAAGCTAGAAGAATCTATGGAATTCTTGAAGCACAATTTAGAAAATACTACGAAAAAGCTGAAACAATGAGAGGAATTACAGGTGAAAACCTATTAAGACTTCTTGAAATGAGATTAGATAACGTAGTATATAGATTAGGATTTGGAAGTTCTAGATCAGAAGCTAGACAATTAGTTACACATGGACATTTCTTAGTAAATGGTAAAAAAGTTGATATAGCATCTTTCAAAGTAAGCGCTGGAGATGTTATAACTGTTCGTGAAAAGAGCAGAGGTACTGAAAAGTTCAAAACTTTTGCTGAAAATCCAAAGACATTACCAGCTTGGTTACAAGGAAATGTAGAAAACTTTGAAGGAAAAGTTATTGCTGAGCCAACTAGAACTGATATTGATGTTCCAGTAAACGAAACATTAATCGTTGAGTTATATAGTAAGTAA
- a CDS encoding DNA-directed RNA polymerase subunit alpha: MLEIEKPKIECVEASEDGTYGKFVIEPLERGYGITLGNSLRRILLSSLPGVAANSIKIDGVLHEFSTVTGVKEDVTELILNIKGLALKMNGEGPSTIYIEAQGPGEVTAADIISDGNIEVMNKDMHIATLDDDGKLYMEINIDRGRGYVTQNKNKKEDLPIGTIPVDSIYTPVKRVNFTVENTRVGQITDYDKLSIEVWTNGTIQPEEAISLSAKILIEHFKLFMTLTDHADNVEIMVEKEEDKKEKVLEMTIEELDLSVRSYNCLKRAGINTVQELTERTIDDMMKVRNLGKKSLEEVQEKLAALGLGLKKSDE, translated from the coding sequence ATGTTAGAAATAGAAAAACCCAAAATAGAGTGCGTTGAAGCATCTGAAGACGGTACTTATGGTAAATTTGTTATAGAGCCTTTAGAAAGAGGATATGGAATAACTTTAGGTAACTCACTTAGAAGAATTCTTTTATCATCTTTACCAGGGGTTGCTGCAAATTCAATCAAAATAGATGGCGTTCTTCACGAATTTTCAACTGTAACTGGAGTTAAAGAGGATGTTACTGAGTTAATTCTTAACATTAAAGGATTAGCGCTAAAGATGAATGGCGAGGGACCTAGCACTATATACATAGAAGCACAAGGCCCTGGAGAAGTAACTGCAGCAGACATTATTTCTGATGGTAACATAGAAGTAATGAATAAAGATATGCATATAGCTACATTAGACGATGATGGAAAACTTTATATGGAGATTAACATAGACAGAGGAAGAGGATATGTTACTCAAAATAAGAATAAGAAAGAAGATTTACCAATAGGTACTATACCAGTTGACTCAATTTACACTCCTGTAAAGAGAGTTAATTTTACAGTAGAAAATACTAGAGTTGGTCAAATCACTGATTATGATAAATTAAGTATAGAAGTTTGGACTAATGGAACTATACAACCAGAAGAAGCTATAAGTCTTTCAGCAAAGATACTTATAGAACATTTCAAGTTATTCATGACTCTTACAGACCATGCTGATAATGTTGAAATAATGGTAGAAAAAGAAGAAGACAAGAAAGAAAAAGTTCTTGAAATGACTATAGAAGAGTTAGATCTATCAGTAAGAAGTTATAACTGTTTAAAAAGAGCAGGTATAAACACTGTACAAGAGCTAACAGAAAGAACTATAGATGATATGATGAAAGTTAGAAATTTAGGTAAAAAATCCCTTGAAGAAGTACAAGAAAAACTTGCTGCTTTAGGATTAGGCTTAAAGAAATCCGATGAGTAA
- the rplQ gene encoding 50S ribosomal protein L17 produces MAQQRKLGLPTDHRRAMLRNLVTSFLKNGKIETTVTRAKETRNMAEKMITLAKRGDLNARRQVLAYVTEKEVVNHLFAEIAPKYAERNGGYTRMYKMGPRRGDGAEVVILELV; encoded by the coding sequence ATGGCACAACAACGTAAGTTGGGATTACCAACTGATCATAGAAGAGCTATGCTAAGAAATTTAGTAACTAGTTTCTTAAAAAATGGTAAAATAGAAACTACTGTAACTAGAGCAAAAGAAACTAGAAACATGGCTGAAAAAATGATCACTCTTGCAAAAAGAGGAGATCTTAACGCTAGAAGACAAGTGTTAGCATATGTAACTGAAAAAGAAGTAGTTAATCATTTATTTGCAGAAATCGCTCCAAAGTATGCAGAAAGAAATGGTGGATATACAAGAATGTACAAAATGGGACCAAGAAGAGGCGACGGAGCTGAAGTAGTTATACTTGAATTAGTATAA
- a CDS encoding energy-coupling factor transporter ATPase translates to MNENIIECKNVVYRYEKSEQESKVAVDNVNLNIKKGEFLVVLGHNGSGKSTLSKHMNALLLPSEGTVYVSGMDTKDEGNVWKVRNTAGMVFQNPDNQLVATIVEEDVAFGPENLGIPPEEIRTRVDDSLKKVNMYEYRRYAPHLLSGGQKQRIAIAGILAMRPKCIIFDEPTAMLDPSGRKEVVNTIKDINSRYGITIVLITHYMEEAVEADRIVVMDKGKVVMEGTPKQIFSNVSVMKNIGLDVPQMTELAYELKKSGVNIASDILTINEMVNALCQLK, encoded by the coding sequence ATGAATGAAAACATAATTGAATGTAAAAATGTTGTATACAGATATGAAAAAAGTGAACAAGAGTCTAAAGTTGCTGTAGATAATGTTAACCTTAATATAAAAAAAGGTGAGTTTTTAGTAGTGCTTGGACATAACGGATCAGGAAAATCGACTTTATCTAAACATATGAATGCACTTTTGCTTCCGAGTGAAGGCACTGTTTATGTATCCGGAATGGATACAAAAGATGAGGGAAATGTATGGAAAGTTAGAAATACTGCTGGAATGGTATTTCAAAATCCAGACAATCAACTTGTCGCTACAATTGTAGAAGAAGATGTTGCTTTCGGACCAGAAAATTTAGGAATACCACCAGAAGAAATAAGAACTAGAGTAGATGATTCATTGAAGAAGGTAAATATGTATGAATACAGAAGGTATGCACCACATTTATTATCAGGTGGACAAAAGCAAAGAATAGCTATAGCTGGTATATTGGCTATGAGGCCTAAATGTATTATTTTCGATGAACCTACGGCTATGTTAGATCCTTCTGGAAGAAAAGAAGTTGTTAATACTATAAAAGATATAAACTCACGTTATGGTATCACTATTGTACTTATAACACATTATATGGAAGAAGCTGTAGAAGCAGATAGAATTGTGGTTATGGACAAAGGAAAAGTTGTTATGGAGGGTACTCCAAAACAAATTTTTAGCAATGTTTCAGTCATGAAGAATATAGGACTTGATGTTCCACAGATGACAGAGCTTGCATATGAACTTAAAAAAAGTGGAGTAAATATAGCTTCAGATATATTAACTATAAATGAGATGGTGAATGCATTATGTCAATTGAAATAA
- a CDS encoding energy-coupling factor transporter ATPase gives MSIEIKNLTHIYMPGSPFERKALDNVNIIINDGEFVALIGHTGSGKSTLIQHINGLLKPSSGSIIVDGIDITSPKTKLNEVRKKVGLVFQYPEYQLFEETIEKDIAFGPKNLGLNEEQISKRVRKAMNIVGLDYDLYKDKSPFDLSGGQKRRVAIAGVVAMEPKVLILDEPAAGLDPKGREDILERVKELREEYKMTIILVSHSMEDVAKIADRVLVMDQGKCILDGATRDVFRKVDILENVGLGVPQVTYLVKALRKKGFSISEDIFTIDEAKVEILKLLRGANSHD, from the coding sequence ATGTCAATTGAAATAAAAAATTTAACACATATATATATGCCTGGATCACCTTTTGAAAGAAAAGCTCTTGATAACGTAAACATAATAATAAATGATGGAGAGTTTGTTGCGCTTATAGGACATACAGGGTCAGGAAAATCTACGTTAATTCAACATATAAATGGATTATTAAAACCATCTAGTGGTAGTATAATTGTAGATGGTATAGATATAACGTCTCCCAAAACTAAATTAAATGAAGTGAGAAAAAAAGTAGGACTTGTATTTCAATATCCTGAGTATCAATTATTTGAAGAAACTATAGAGAAGGATATTGCATTTGGTCCTAAAAATTTAGGCTTAAATGAAGAACAAATATCTAAAAGAGTTAGAAAAGCTATGAATATAGTTGGATTAGATTATGATTTATATAAGGATAAATCGCCTTTTGACTTGAGTGGTGGACAAAAGAGAAGAGTTGCAATAGCCGGGGTTGTTGCAATGGAACCTAAGGTACTGATATTAGATGAACCAGCCGCAGGATTGGATCCTAAGGGCAGGGAGGATATATTAGAAAGAGTTAAAGAACTTAGAGAAGAATATAAAATGACAATAATATTAGTATCTCATAGCATGGAAGATGTAGCAAAAATAGCTGATAGGGTTTTAGTTATGGATCAAGGAAAGTGCATTTTAGATGGTGCAACAAGAGATGTATTTAGAAAAGTAGATATATTAGAAAATGTTGGACTAGGAGTTCCTCAAGTAACTTATTTAGTAAAGGCATTACGGAAAAAGGGATTTAGTATATCTGAAGATATATTTACTATAGATGAAGCTAAGGTGGAAATTCTAAAATTATTAAGGGGAGCTAATAGCCATGATTAA
- a CDS encoding energy-coupling factor transporter transmembrane component T family protein has translation MIKDITIGQYVPGESFIHKLDPRVKILLSIIYIINLFIINNFKGYAFVIVFTTIAIIISKVPFKYIYKGLKPVFILLIITALLNIFMTGGNSAEAPLWQWKFLRIYKAGLVLAGFMIVRLVFLIVGTSLLTLTTSPIELTDGLEKLLNPFKKIGLPAHELAMMMTIALRFIPTLMDETDKIMKAQMARGADFESGNLISRAKNLVPLLVPLFISSFRRAEELAMAMEARCYRGGEGRTRMKVLKLDKRDMYATIITIVLVGLSIWSRSFY, from the coding sequence ATGATTAAAGATATTACTATAGGACAATATGTTCCAGGAGAATCTTTTATTCATAAATTGGATCCTAGAGTTAAAATATTGTTATCAATAATATATATAATAAATCTATTCATAATAAATAATTTTAAAGGGTATGCATTTGTTATAGTTTTTACAACTATTGCTATAATTATTTCAAAAGTACCTTTTAAGTATATATATAAAGGATTAAAGCCTGTATTTATATTGCTTATTATAACGGCTTTATTAAATATATTTATGACTGGGGGTAACTCCGCAGAGGCTCCGCTTTGGCAGTGGAAATTTTTAAGGATATATAAGGCTGGCTTAGTATTGGCTGGTTTTATGATTGTAAGATTAGTATTCTTAATAGTAGGAACATCTTTACTTACTTTAACAACATCACCTATAGAACTCACGGATGGATTAGAAAAATTATTAAACCCATTTAAAAAAATAGGATTACCGGCTCATGAATTAGCCATGATGATGACTATAGCTCTTAGATTTATTCCAACACTTATGGATGAAACTGATAAAATAATGAAAGCGCAGATGGCAAGAGGTGCTGATTTTGAATCAGGTAATTTAATTAGTAGAGCTAAGAACTTGGTTCCACTTTTAGTGCCATTATTTATAAGTTCTTTCAGAAGAGCTGAAGAACTTGCTATGGCTATGGAAGCAAGATGTTATAGAGGTGGAGAAGGAAGAACAAGAATGAAAGTATTGAAATTAGATAAAAGAGATATGTATGCAACAATTATAACTATAGTTTTAGTTGGTTTATCTATTTGGAGTAGAAGTTTTTATTAG
- the truA gene encoding tRNA pseudouridine(38-40) synthase TruA, protein MKKNVKLIIEYDGSNYSGWQKQKHSITVQQKIEEAISQITKTDTEIIGCSRTDAGVHARNFVANFITNSSVPPSKFKYAINSKLPKDIVIKKSSEVSLDFHARFHSKGKKYVYTILNREEPPTIDRNVMYHFNKDLNVDAMKEASKYFIGSHEFDSFYKKSGSSVKSTLRTIYYCDVTKCEDVIKFTVIGEGFLYNMVRIMAGTLIEAGIGRIKPEEIKFIILAKDRERAGRSLPPQGLCLQEVLY, encoded by the coding sequence ATGAAAAAAAATGTAAAGCTTATTATAGAGTATGATGGAAGTAATTATTCTGGATGGCAAAAACAAAAACATTCAATAACAGTTCAGCAGAAGATAGAAGAGGCTATTTCTCAAATTACAAAGACTGATACAGAGATTATAGGGTGTAGTAGAACTGATGCTGGAGTGCATGCAAGAAATTTTGTAGCCAATTTTATTACGAATAGTAGTGTGCCACCATCAAAGTTTAAATATGCCATTAACAGTAAGTTACCTAAAGATATTGTAATAAAAAAATCTAGCGAAGTTTCATTGGATTTTCATGCTAGATTTCATAGCAAGGGTAAAAAATATGTATATACTATATTAAATAGAGAAGAACCACCAACTATTGATAGAAACGTTATGTATCACTTTAATAAGGATTTAAATGTAGATGCTATGAAAGAGGCTAGTAAGTATTTTATTGGTTCACATGAATTTGATTCTTTTTATAAAAAATCAGGAAGTTCAGTTAAATCTACTCTTAGAACTATATATTATTGTGACGTTACAAAATGTGAAGATGTAATTAAATTTACTGTTATAGGTGAGGGATTCTTGTATAATATGGTTAGAATAATGGCTGGTACATTAATAGAAGCTGGTATAGGAAGAATAAAACCAGAGGAAATTAAATTTATTATTTTAGCGAAGGATAGAGAAAGAGCAGGAAGATCACTTCCACCTCAAGGACTATGCTTACAAGAAGTACTATATTAA
- the rplM gene encoding 50S ribosomal protein L13, which produces MKSYLAKESEVQRKWYVIDVEGKPLGRAASQVATILRGKHKPTYTPNVDTGDFVIILNADKIALTGKKLDQKMLRHHSLYPGGLKEISYKKALESKPEFVFQEAVRRMLPQGPLGRKMLKKLKVYRGSEHNQDAQKPEVLELRY; this is translated from the coding sequence ATGAAATCATATCTTGCAAAAGAAAGTGAAGTTCAAAGAAAATGGTATGTTATCGACGTTGAAGGAAAACCGTTAGGAAGAGCTGCTAGCCAAGTTGCAACAATTTTAAGAGGAAAGCACAAGCCTACATATACTCCAAACGTTGATACTGGAGATTTTGTTATCATATTAAATGCTGACAAAATAGCATTAACAGGTAAAAAATTAGATCAAAAAATGTTAAGACATCATTCACTTTACCCAGGTGGATTAAAAGAAATATCTTACAAAAAAGCTTTAGAAAGCAAACCAGAATTTGTTTTCCAAGAAGCTGTAAGAAGAATGCTTCCACAAGGACCTTTAGGAAGAAAGATGCTTAAGAAATTAAAAGTATACAGAGGTTCAGAACACAATCAAGACGCTCAAAAACCAGAAGTTTTAGAGTTAAGATACTAA
- the rpsI gene encoding 30S ribosomal protein S9 produces MAKVQYFGTGRRKKSIARVILVPGDGKVTINKRDIETYFGLETLRYIVNQPLVLTGTKEKFDVIVNVNGGGFTGQAGAIRHGITRALVKADETLRPELKKAGFLTRDPRMKERKKYGLKKARRAPQFSKR; encoded by the coding sequence ATGGCTAAAGTTCAATATTTTGGAACAGGAAGAAGAAAGAAATCAATAGCAAGAGTAATACTTGTACCAGGAGACGGTAAAGTTACAATAAATAAGAGAGACATTGAAACTTATTTTGGATTAGAAACATTAAGATACATTGTTAATCAACCTTTAGTTTTAACTGGAACTAAAGAAAAATTTGATGTAATTGTTAATGTTAACGGTGGTGGTTTCACAGGTCAAGCAGGTGCTATAAGACACGGTATCACTAGAGCATTAGTTAAAGCTGATGAAACTTTAAGACCAGAACTTAAGAAAGCTGGATTCTTAACAAGAGACCCAAGAATGAAAGAAAGAAAGAAATACGGTCTTAAAAAAGCAAGAAGAGCACCACAATTCTCAAAGAGATAA
- the cwlD gene encoding N-acetylmuramoyl-L-alanine amidase CwlD — MNVLKKRYVVRSIIMFLLFICLINVRTINCSAYNDKEESNKKKIILIDPGHGGIDGGAVSKNGTLEKGINLEISKKLKKCLEKKGFKVEMTREEDKGLYSDKGKIRDKKNEDLSNRCKMKLTTNCNLFVSIHLNMFTQSQYHGAQVWYSKEGESAELAHIVQQNLKRDLDKKNNRQEKCAKGAYKILRCNNSVPSILVECGFLSNPNEEKKLKEDAYQEKIANSLCNSIEEFFKIKNTH; from the coding sequence ATAAATGTGTTAAAAAAAAGATATGTAGTAAGAAGTATAATAATGTTTTTATTATTTATATGTCTGATAAACGTAAGAACTATTAACTGCAGTGCATATAATGATAAAGAGGAGTCAAATAAAAAGAAGATAATTTTAATTGATCCGGGACATGGAGGTATAGATGGTGGTGCTGTATCTAAAAATGGAACATTGGAAAAAGGGATTAATTTAGAAATATCTAAAAAACTAAAGAAATGCTTAGAAAAAAAAGGTTTTAAAGTGGAAATGACTAGAGAAGAAGATAAAGGACTTTATTCTGATAAAGGAAAAATTAGAGATAAAAAAAATGAAGATTTAAGCAATAGATGTAAAATGAAACTTACCACTAATTGTAATTTGTTCGTTAGTATACATTTGAATATGTTTACTCAAAGTCAGTATCATGGAGCACAAGTATGGTACTCTAAAGAAGGAGAGAGTGCAGAACTTGCGCATATAGTACAACAAAATTTAAAAAGGGATTTAGACAAAAAAAATAATAGACAAGAGAAATGTGCAAAAGGGGCTTACAAGATATTAAGATGTAATAATAGTGTTCCATCAATTCTCGTTGAATGTGGATTTTTATCTAATCCAAATGAAGAAAAAAAATTAAAAGAAGATGCGTATCAAGAGAAAATAGCTAATTCTTTATGCAACTCTATTGAGG